The proteins below are encoded in one region of Balaenoptera ricei isolate mBalRic1 chromosome 6, mBalRic1.hap2, whole genome shotgun sequence:
- the BRD3OS gene encoding putative uncharacterized protein BRD3OS has translation MSGRVPLAEKALSEGYARLRYRDTSLLIWQQQQQKLASVPPGTYLSRSRSMWYSQYGNEAILVRDRNKLDVSRDTGQSKFCSVM, from the coding sequence ATGAGCGGCCGCGTCCCGCTGGCAGAGAAAGCCCTGTCCGAAGGCTACGCCCGGCTCCGGTACCGGGACACCTCCCTGCTCATctggcaacagcagcagcagaagtTGGCATCTGTGCCGCCCGGGACGTACCTGAGCAGGAGTCGAAGCATGTGGTACTCACAGTATGGAAACGAGGCCATCCTCGTCCGGGACAGAAACAAGCTGGACGTCTCCCGGGACACGGGGCAATCCAAGTTTTGCTCTGTTATGTAA